The window CGGCCGGCGGCGGGACCACCGGGCTCCACCCGGCCAACGGCGGGACCACCGGACTCCACCCGGCCGGCGGCGGGACCACCGGACTTCACCCGGCCAACGGCGGGACTACCGGGCTCCATCCGGCCAACGGCGGTCTCCACCCGGCCGGCGGTGGGGGGCTGCGGCCAGCCAACAGCGGGTTGAATCCTTCTCCGACCCGATCCCCGCAAGCCATCGGGGCGGCCAAAGCGGCGGCCGAGCAACGCGCCCAGCGGGTGAATCAGCTCAACCCGGACCAGAAATCTAAGTTCAACAATCTCCATCAGATCGCCGACAAAAACCGGACGGGCGCCCTCAGGCCGAACAATACCGGCGGGCTAGCCAAAGCCGGCGGTCAGAAGCCGATCGTGGAACCGAAGAAATCTCAGGCGGCCCAGGATCTAGCCAAGGCCGGCCAGAACAACCCGGTCCTCAAGAAGCAACTCACCGACATCACGAAGAAGGGAACGACCAAGGGCGACATCGCCAAAGCCGGTGGCGGGGACAAGACTCTCCAGGCCAAACTGAACCAGGCGACCAAGGCCGGTGGCCTCGGGCTGACAGACAAGCAATACCAGACGCTCGCGGCACTGGCCAACAATCCGAAGTTGGCCCCCGCGGCGCAGCAGGCTCTCAAAGACTACCTCGAAGGGAAGACGCTCACCCCGGCGGAGGTGACCGCCCTCCAGAAGGGCATGGGCAAGCTGCCCGCGAACGACATCAAAGATATCGCCGCCCTTGCCGCGGCGAACGCCGACATCCGGCAGCAGAGCCAGACGCTGGCAGCCAACAGTACCCTCGCCAGCGTGCTGAGCAACTTGGGCGGGGGGCCGGGGGGCGGCGGGATTCCGGGCGGCGGGCCGGGGCTGAACCCGAACCTGATCGCCGGCGGCATCCTCGGCATCGTCGGTAACCTGACCGCCAACGGCGGGGGTGGGTTCCCCGGGGGCGGGGGGGGCGTCCCGGGCGGGGACAACGGCGGGGGATACTTCCCGGTCGTCAGCCCGACCGTGTTCGTCCCGAACGACCCGAACGTCCAGTTCGCGTCCGACGTAGTGATCCCGGACGCGTCCGGGATCGCCCTCGGCATCACCCCCGATTACACGGGTCCGGTGAGTAACTCCCTCCCGCTGACCGAGGAGGGGGACGTGGACGTCCAATTTGTCCTGGCCACCCAGGACGCGTCCCCATGGCAGTCCACCCGGTACGTCCGACTCGGGAATGCGACCGCCAAGCCGATGACGTTCTACGTCCAGTACGAGGCTCCGGGCCAGGACGGGGGCACGAGGTGGTATCCGACCAACCCGGCCGATGGCGACGACGCCCTCAAGGTGGAAGTCGCCCCGGGCACGACCCTCGACCTGATGGATGGGGACTGGCGGGTGAACGCCACCCGGGTCCGGGTCTGGTCGGACAACGGGGAGGTGGTGTTCGACGCCTTCAAGAGCCGCGACCTGCCACTCGTGCCGGAAAGCGACGAAGATGGCAACGCCCGCTACCGGGCGGCCAACATCGAAGTGTTCGAGATCACCCCCCGCTGACGGGGTGGCGGTGACAAGACAGTCCGGCGCGGGCCGGGCGCCCGAAGAGGTGTCCGGCCCGCGCCGTTCACCTGTCTAAATCTTTTGCCTCCTCCGGGCTGAGGAGTTCGTCGCCGTCGCGGTCGAGC is drawn from Fimbriiglobus ruber and contains these coding sequences:
- a CDS encoding RHS repeat protein, yielding MTAVQKWLATPATALLFWLTPPILANNNPGGGGQPGGRLQGGGGQPAGGGGLHPANGGLHPAGGGTTGFHPAGGGGMHPAGGGGTPGLHPAGGGGFHPANGGLHPANGGTTGLHPANGGTTGLHPANGGTTGLHPANGGTTGLHPAGGGTTGLHPANGGTTGLHPAGGGTTGLHPAGGGTTGLHPANGGTTGLHPANGGTTGLHPANGGTTGLHPANGGTTGLHPAGGGTTGLHPANGGTTGLHPAGGGTTGLHPANGGTTGLHPANGGTTGLHPAGGGTTGLHPAGGTTGLHPAGGGTTGLHPANGGTTGLHPANGGTTGLHPAGGGTTGLHPANGGTTGLHPAGGGTTGLHPANGGTTGLHPANGGLHPAGGGGLRPANSGLNPSPTRSPQAIGAAKAAAEQRAQRVNQLNPDQKSKFNNLHQIADKNRTGALRPNNTGGLAKAGGQKPIVEPKKSQAAQDLAKAGQNNPVLKKQLTDITKKGTTKGDIAKAGGGDKTLQAKLNQATKAGGLGLTDKQYQTLAALANNPKLAPAAQQALKDYLEGKTLTPAEVTALQKGMGKLPANDIKDIAALAAANADIRQQSQTLAANSTLASVLSNLGGGPGGGGIPGGGPGLNPNLIAGGILGIVGNLTANGGGGFPGGGGGVPGGDNGGGYFPVVSPTVFVPNDPNVQFASDVVIPDASGIALGITPDYTGPVSNSLPLTEEGDVDVQFVLATQDASPWQSTRYVRLGNATAKPMTFYVQYEAPGQDGGTRWYPTNPADGDDALKVEVAPGTTLDLMDGDWRVNATRVRVWSDNGEVVFDAFKSRDLPLVPESDEDGNARYRAANIEVFEITPR